gtgTTTTTTGTCACAGAACAATGAAAATGCTTCTGTCATATTCACAGTCATAGGTCtacaaaccctgaaaatttgaatcaaatatctGTTTTCGTTTTGgagacaagccgaccctctaaaaatcgtaaaaacgtcaatatctctaaaacggaaatgacgtcatcaatataaaaaatttccaataaggttcagatcaatatgtgttagttctgaaagtttcattaaaatcagccAAGCCGTTCCCGAgaactcgcgtgcacaaaaatgcgtaagaaaaaaaaaaagaagaataagggaaacagaaacaaagcaataacaagaaggtcttccgttggaaacggaagacctaattAAAGATGAGTACTTAAATGCATTTAACCTTTATCAAATATACATGATGTTTTTTGTATAAACTTTTTCACTTATTCACTATCTAATCATGAGGTTTCTAAATTTATGTTCGATATGATTATCAATGTGTCTGTCTATTAATTTGTTAGGAACCAAATAATTTGATGGTAAGCTCAATCTCTTTTACcttaaatttaatcattttttaaatcgaaTATTTAATGTTTCAAATTATTAATCGAGTTTGATGAGGAAAATTTTATGGTTGTGGCGCGGAGATGTCCCAATTCTGCCCATAGATTTAGTTTTTAGTGTAAACAGAAAAAAGGTTAAGAACTTAACATATTCAGCATATATAGAGTATTTGAAAGATAGACTCCAGAGTGCAAATCAGAAAGCACAGACAGCGATAAAGAATTCCCAGGAAAAACAGAAGTATAACTATGACTCTAAGATCAGAGGAGTTTCTTTAAAAGAAGGTGATAGGGTTCTCGTTCGTGTTGTCAAGTTTGATGGAAGACATAAGATTCAAGACAGATGGGAAGATCATCCCTATTATATCATCAGTCAGCCTAACAGAGATACACTGTACAGAACAAAGATAAGTCTGAAGATTGACGCATTCACACTTTAACTGGTGACGATTAGGAAAGTGCGGAGTGCCTAGAGGAAGAATCAAGGGAGGACGCTCCTAATCAGAACACAGAGGCATCTGATGATCCTGATACCAGCAGAAGCAGTAGTATTTCAGGAGTTCTTGATGATACTCAGGATGAAATACAAGAAGATGATGATGCTGATGATGATGATCAGAATATCCCAAGAAGGTCAACAAGAGTTAGACAAAAGCCAAAATGGATGGAAAACTTTGTATGCAGTAAGCTTTCAAACCAACCAAATGGAAAGAGAAAGTGTTATGTTTTAAGGAAATGGCATCTGAATTGAAGGAAATGGACAAAGAAATGTCAAAAGAGTTTTAAAATGCTTATCAAGAAATTTTGATTGCATTGTTTTCagatttatatatgttttttggggttttttttcgcaGACTcagaatttaaattaaattaaaacaatagcTCATGCACAGTAAGAGTGAATGATTTTGTGAGATATCAACTTTTTAACAGATAAGAATAACATGAATATGTTCTCTGTTTTATCCTTTTATATTGTGAACATAAGTACAAGTTTATTAATGTAAACTTTACTATAATTTGTAGTTGCCATACCAGATAGTATATACCATAGAGTTATAATACTGTACAAGAGCGCATTCTCATAGAATGGTATGTTTAACTGTGTTTTATGATTTAGAATAATATAGTGATGTCTTTATCTGTTTATAAACATTACAGATGAATATCATTGTAAACCTATTTTTAGATACATGAATTAATACATAACGAAATTCATACAAGTATAATGGATTAATGTAaagagttgttcccctttaGCGCAACTTGCTcctattgtaatatttttatgccGCATATTTATCTTGTTGTTATTCATTGTATGGCTATTCATATGTTTAATATCTATCTCAATAAATACTGGAGATGCCCAGAACCCGAACAGGCGTTTGTTTGACTTCTTCAACATTCAACAAATataccccctgttacatttttacaaataaatcctTGTTATTTGAATTGTATACATAATTAAGTCATTTTTTTGCCAGTTTGCCTAGAGCTATGGCTTCAGTAGAGTTTTAATTTGACGTCACGTTACTATGTTACCATAATATAGCTTCTAATCTTAACatgaaagcgcttaagctataATATTTGCATTCCACTGCAGCTAAAACATCCTAATACAGTTAGACTTCAATGAAAGAGTGTTGAAAAGAAAGTGATTTGCAATACACCAATGgtattaaaacaaatgtttatgcTTTCAAAGTTTGTACACACGTCACATGTAAAACTACTCGATGACATTAGGATACCTATTCATTGATATGATTTAATACGGGGatataatttattgaaaaaacctgataatttgataacatGACATTTGTAGATACAGAAATTGTTTAATCATACGTTTTGCCGTTACTTTGGCCACTTTTTTACACTAATTATAGCTGAAATGTTGAATGTATTTGTATGCTCAcgatataaaactttaattagacTCTagaaacatttcccattacgcCTATTTagcaatttttgtttaattgaagCATTTTGTTAGGGCATTATACTCGTCTTGAATTTGTGCAATGACGCTCTGAAGTTTCACTGCCTCGGTGCACAGTTTGCCTTTATTGATTTTAGACAGGTCAACTGCGCTATAAATCAAAGCTCCCAAATCGATAACGATTCCGACAGCTGCTAGGACGCTCAGAGCTTTTGTAGATAATTTTGTAACCCCTTTTGAGACATCCTTAAGTGCCGATGGAACTATGTCATCCAACGCTGTTCCAAGTCTCAACACCCTAGCAACCTCATCCACGCTGCCTGTAATCCTGTACACCTCAACTGCTTTTGAGTTATTCACCAGATTTACAACTCCCTTAACAACTCCAACTGTACCTCCGAATCCTTGAAAACCTTCGCCTACAAAGGAAGTCTTCAATTCATTGCCATCCTTGATGCTCGCCTCTGTTGTATCAATATCCTGCTTTAGCAGTTCTAACAAACTCTTCATCTCTTTACATGATTTATCATGGTTTTCTAAACTCGTTTTGGCATTATTACACTGTTTTTTAACTATTCCAAATTTGACTGCTCCATGAGTAACACCCGCGACACCAGATGTCACACCTGTTACAATACCAGCCACGGTTAATCCAAGAGAAGCACCAAAAGTAAAAGGAGCAGTGACTATTCCTGCAATGGCTAATCCTCCCCCAACAAGCCCGACACTGGAGTAAGTAATGGATCCAATAGAATGAATTTTTGCTTGTCGTTGAATTTCATCCCTAAAGCTTTCTAATTCTTTGAGAATTTCTCTTCGCTCGGTTGCCCATGTTTCGTTATAATAATCCCGTGCCTTTACGAAGGAAACCATGCATTCCATTCTTTTTGGACCTGCACCTGTAGTTATAAAtgtcttaaaaatcaatttgatttcaaaacaaGAAAGTGTATAGCCAATGCGTTCAATCTACAGTTTagttatactgtaaattccttatattacgcgagtacttaattccgcgaccCCGCTGGTTTGTGTCAAATTGCGAGAATTTAAAATCGCGAACGTggaacttttctccttatttctcatagttttcaactctcagaaaataatggcgagattttaaaatccgcgaaggatgcttctcgcgattttacgcggatattaattcctcgcgtttaattaggaatttacagtatcgtatgattgaaatatattttaattgtaaatttctctttttaaaaatggcataatagtttttttctataaatgcTAATTCGATTTATTTTGTCTCCTCTTTTTTATACCAAGTGTTAATAAAATATGCTTTATCGAATTTTCCGACCCTATTCATGAGCTACGTTCAGGAAAGATTGATCAAACTAAAATACGAAactacgagggttgtcccaaaatagcgtagacaagtggcgttattcagttaatcgaagacaaaggaagatgaaatttgtgccacaaagggttcaggaaatttgcattcaaataatgttcttaaataaaatatagtttgagaataaattagtgaaatgaaaacatgttagatcagaaattcgacatgcggcgcaatgtcaaaaacaaaaatttaaaatcaacataatgaaatgaaaactgcgaggaaaagtacttttcgaatgaaaaaattcaataaaacatacattgatatttgataataattctattagttacttagaaaatgttttggctataacaaaacttttaaataatttatagcgctttttgtgacaagttgaaaagttaactcgtaataaaatgacgatgtcagcgtttcaggcggcgcagcagtaactaatacaattttgtaaagaccatgaaataaatcctaagcgACTTTGGAAgtaaaagaaattaacaaaatcgattaaaaatgtgttttgtgaataaatagttaaacaacattaaaaatatttgaacaaatatgATAACAAAACCCCGAAAAAGAAACCCCTaacgatatcaatggacgtcaaaatgctgaacgacacatttcggcaagacggacgttagacaacaaataatacagggcaagtttggagccgacagatcgtttgtactaagaaaatattaaaagaaaaaacaaaactagaaataCATGTTGAATGTGTACTCAGGTTACTTTTTcaaagataatatatatataaaactttttcggaaataaaacgtaaatgttatcgtaaacgatgtggagggtttagcaacaacgtaaaactggaaatttttgacgtcgcacattgcgccgTGTAACAAAACTAgttgttactaattattcattttctcgagaaataaagtacagatttgaatttttcagtattgtttgccaaagagtctttgaagaaaacatagaagtctaatgaaattgcagtgaacagattataaattatgtgtcctgtctacgctattttgggacaaccctcgtataccTAGGGTACGACTACGTTGATTATGCGCTGAATTAAGTTTACAAGAGCTTACACTTTGATTTTTGTGAACTCTGACCGCACTTGAAAGAAAATTGCATTATTTGCTATCGCTGTTTAAACCTGAATAAGGAGCATGTGATCAAGCAACAAAGATATTCACTGAATGCGTGTGTTGTCaatgaatcatgatttttaaaaaaatgaaacattagaacattaaatatttcttcaaTAGTATGCACTGTTCATTTCCAGTAATTAGATCTtccaacatacatgtatttgtaatattaaaCCCGTTCGCTGCCAGAAGAATTTTATCGATAATTTACGAGATAGAGATattaattgtatgtacatgatacAATGGCTGACTTGCTAGAAGATTTCTGAACAAATGAGAGATAAAAATAGCTAGTCCCATTGTGTATGTTtgttcaatgttttaaaaaaacaccaGAAGAGTCAAAGATGGATTTTGGTGGGAGGTCCAATTTGCAATAGGATTTTAgcttgtattttatcattttctactcttttttgggagttgatttttaatcaactctcctatacaGTCacgcggacaaaccgaaagtgaaacagtgtttggacctcagcacaaatcattgctcctgacaagacttagttcttgaaaataattgatgaattcgatgtaatgtatgctaaagcattttttttaaacgaaaatgatttacaaataccttaaaaatagtcagattttaaatggtacgaacaatttaaatattttttgtagtcgtatgtattcctacgccagagttcaatatagtctcgttcaactcgacgctcggctgtctccgtaaacccttgtcggagagatttacggtgtcagccgagcgtttggttgaacgagaatagagttcaatataaaataattgcttggatccatacaattttcgagaaatatttctaccactgatacatagtttgattgaattaattttatctttaaatattatttaacatgattcatatggaagtttctcgacattctagtcgaaaaagttcaaaaattcatattataaaaatatgcgtaattcaaattagaaactacgtatacatgtacttgtcatgccaAATAACATAtcactgattttaaaataaataaacatcgacaaaatcaactcccgtcagttcttcagtactttgattatgttTAGCATGTCATTCCCCATTGCcttgattttttatgttttactaTTGGGGGTCAAAACAATGcataaaatattgtcaaatactTTACAGAGTAGAAAgttgaggttttttttctctgcTCTATGCGGACCATTTTGatgatgtaattttaaaaaaaaattgtcatctaTTTCAACCTATTTATTCTgccattttcataattttcccctttaattttcatttgctATATCTGGCgtgtattttgttatattccacctttttttttctaaatatatttgcGTTGTCAAGTAAATCAAAACTGTTTTGAGAACAACAATGGTTAAGAAATGGAAGGAAACGTCAACTCAATTGTTTGAGATATGTAAACTAAGTTAAAGGCGATTTGTTTCAAGACCTTTCttgtttcatttttgattttcataaaaaaacagATATATGAAGCACACATTGATTATGAGTGCCCTTTGGAAAGATAATCTTTCTCACACTATCAATGTTGCCCTTAATTCATTAAAGGCACTGCTTGTTTGAACCAACATCAAACACAGTCTGTGGCattgtatttaataaaatttctaaCGTGTGCACATTCCTTATTCATTTTGATTAACAATCATAAATGCATGTGATATGACCTTCACTCGTTGAATCTTGAAACGCGAACATATATTTCTAACACAAATGTAAATCAATGCAACTACTATTTACCACATTTTGTGACATTGTTACAGATTACTCTTTGTAGAAAGGGCGAAAAGGTCTTTTTGTGAACCTCCAACAATAAACGAATACAATGATAATCACCCttttaaatgactttttttcttaagaataatCGAAAGATATCGAACGATGAAAAGGGCGATAAGACTGTTGCGTTAACAAGTATCAAGAAGGTTATccatatcaaaatatatgctgATGACAAATATTTACACTAGATTTTCGAAACAAATCGAAGCTTAACATTGGAATACGTATATGCTAAATCAAAAAGATTTGACACCAGTTTTTCAACTTACCTACAACTTTGTACCGTCACGAATGAAAATAAACCAACACGTACTTCAGTCTATAGGTAATAATTGTTATCAACAAAAGTTGCAAGCACTATCTTTAATGCAAACCATGTGATAGCGTGTGCAAGCGAAGAGAATGACACTTTACACATATATGGGTTTTGTATGTTGAACCAGATTTTTGAACATCGTTTTCTTTGAATAATGTGTGtctgaaattattttttcataaccattttttgaaaacttaaattaatcaaagtactgaagtactgacgggtgatgattttatcgattatcatttattcaaaatcaacaatatgtgattttgcatggcaagtagtatcaataatcgaaatatttctgagaaattgtatggatccaggcaagattgaactcttgtcttgttcaaccaaacgctccgCTGTCACCGTTTATCTCccacaagcaagagagactctgttttgtcggattttaacggagacagccaagcgtctggttgaacgagacttcaTTGAACTCTACtgagcgtaggaatacatatgactttaaaaaatatctaaactgtttgcacaatttaaaatcttattattttcatggtattaataaataattttcttgaaaaacaatgcttcagaatacatagcatcgaatttatcgattatttacaAGAACTAAGTGTTATCAGCGGTATTGaattgtgcttaggtccaaacactgtttcactttcgctttgcctgaataagtgcataggagagttg
This is a stretch of genomic DNA from Crassostrea angulata isolate pt1a10 chromosome 4, ASM2561291v2, whole genome shotgun sequence. It encodes these proteins:
- the LOC128180456 gene encoding uncharacterized protein LOC128180456 is translated as MECMVSFVKARDYYNETWATERREILKELESFRDEIQRQAKIHSIGSITYSSVGLVGGGLAIAGIVTAPFTFGASLGLTVAGIVTGVTSGVAGVTHGAVKFGIVKKQCNNAKTSLENHDKSCKEMKSLLELLKQDIDTTEASIKDGNELKTSFVGEGFQGFGGTVGVVKGVVNLVNNSKAVEVYRITGSVDEVARVLRLGTALDDIVPSALKDVSKGVTKLSTKALSVLAAVGIVIDLGALIYSAVDLSKINKGKLCTEAVKLQSVIAQIQDEYNALTKCFN